The following proteins come from a genomic window of Natronosalvus vescus:
- a CDS encoding alanyl-tRNA editing protein, with protein sequence MTEPLYLEDSRVRTFEAVVERTLEDGRIVLNRTHFYPEGGGQPADIGVLRLASSNAAGVEVNDTADDETLEWRVSDVQKRDRIHHVLDLESAPTVDRPITEVLAPGTTVVGDLDWERRLAHMRYHTAQHLLSAHLLEAYDAPTTGNQLYADRARLDCAYERFHDDDLDAIETAVNDRIADDLPVRWYELERETAEDELDLERTRIDLLPESITEIRIVEIGDLNAPFDRVACAGTHVESTGELGRLEIIGRETAGSDEERIRFRLHASP encoded by the coding sequence ATGACCGAACCGTTGTATCTCGAGGACTCGCGTGTTCGAACGTTCGAGGCGGTCGTCGAACGCACGCTGGAGGACGGCCGCATCGTCCTCAACCGAACCCACTTCTATCCCGAGGGCGGGGGCCAGCCGGCCGATATCGGCGTGCTTCGCCTGGCCTCGAGTAACGCTGCTGGCGTCGAAGTGAACGACACCGCGGACGACGAGACGCTCGAGTGGCGAGTGTCCGACGTCCAGAAACGCGACCGGATCCATCACGTACTCGACCTCGAGTCGGCCCCAACGGTTGACCGTCCCATCACCGAGGTGCTCGCTCCTGGAACCACCGTCGTCGGCGATCTCGACTGGGAACGACGACTGGCACACATGCGCTATCACACGGCCCAGCACCTTCTCTCAGCACACCTTCTCGAGGCATACGACGCGCCGACGACGGGCAATCAGCTCTACGCCGATCGGGCCAGACTCGATTGCGCGTACGAGCGGTTCCACGACGATGACCTCGATGCGATCGAGACAGCGGTCAACGACCGAATTGCCGACGATCTGCCCGTTCGGTGGTACGAACTCGAGCGCGAAACCGCCGAAGACGAATTGGATCTCGAGCGCACGCGCATCGATCTCCTGCCCGAGAGCATCACGGAGATCCGCATCGTCGAAATCGGTGACCTTAACGCGCCGTTCGACCGGGTCGCCTGTGCGGGCACCCACGTCGAGTCGACCGGCGAACTCGGTCGTCTCGAGATCATCGGCCGTGAAACCGCCGGGAGCGACGAGGAACGGATTCGCTTCCGGTTACACGCCTCACCATAA
- a CDS encoding ATP-binding protein, translating to MTDLGDFEAFDASDTADGLEAEAEADVADSDGETALEAGDGADRRTTDDFETTPVDPLGADTGIGTICVSQGLRVATDTDETTLRAYVTADNRSAIRLGTYVLAQYPDGERLFCQIAGLEYAQQYHADDATEIHAKRAMRGGGFDPENEADYKFVAELEPIAVLYSDDGELKRRMTDRVPKPQTVIQAASDTEEIKTGLKMPEEGVFLGHLSVGGEKVRTNASPPTIDYRLKDDYESGDPLVFRHTLIAGGTGSGKTHGAKNILRQYLADERRYPMADGRTVQPAVVQFDPQDEYAQMHDDNPDLEDEFARRIEREGVAYGGHDDTTAFVPKVGDASYAAGHHRAEQVEFTIPFSMCRSRPWLVSGGSLNDNQYGGLTYLLDRYFKQASSTSYAGFKSFLDDPALREELDESGRVHEATYDAVRRRVFGFDDVFDQDARPITDLISEFVAPGQLSVVPTYHINDSRATEAVVLALSSLLIDQKLSNDPTYDRIKETPLILGMDEAHNFLTDADSVQARKVITKFTEAAKQGRKERLGLFLITQDPQDIDDAVFKQINTTVVLNLGDEDAIKSVNIPSDLESKVPYMEKGQMVVYSPDNSEPVELIGLSRCLTRHGRD from the coding sequence ATGACTGACCTGGGTGATTTCGAGGCGTTCGATGCGAGCGATACAGCGGACGGCCTCGAGGCCGAGGCTGAGGCCGACGTAGCCGACAGTGACGGCGAGACGGCGCTCGAGGCTGGTGACGGCGCTGACAGACGGACGACTGACGACTTCGAGACGACACCCGTCGATCCCCTAGGAGCCGACACGGGCATCGGTACCATCTGCGTCTCACAGGGACTGCGCGTCGCGACCGACACTGACGAGACGACGCTCCGGGCGTACGTCACCGCCGACAACCGCTCGGCGATTCGGCTCGGAACCTACGTCCTCGCGCAGTATCCCGACGGCGAGCGCCTCTTCTGCCAGATCGCCGGCCTCGAGTACGCCCAGCAGTACCACGCCGACGACGCGACTGAAATCCACGCCAAACGGGCGATGCGTGGCGGTGGTTTCGACCCCGAGAACGAGGCCGACTACAAGTTCGTCGCCGAACTCGAGCCGATCGCGGTGCTCTACTCGGACGACGGCGAACTCAAACGGCGGATGACCGACCGCGTCCCGAAACCCCAGACTGTGATCCAGGCCGCCAGCGACACCGAGGAGATCAAAACGGGGCTGAAGATGCCCGAGGAGGGCGTGTTTCTGGGCCATCTCTCCGTCGGTGGCGAGAAGGTACGCACGAACGCCTCCCCGCCGACGATCGACTACCGGCTCAAGGACGACTACGAGTCGGGCGACCCGCTCGTCTTCCGTCACACCCTGATCGCTGGCGGGACGGGATCCGGGAAGACCCACGGCGCGAAGAACATCCTCCGACAGTACCTCGCCGACGAACGCCGATATCCGATGGCCGACGGCAGGACGGTACAGCCGGCGGTCGTCCAGTTCGACCCGCAGGACGAGTACGCCCAGATGCACGACGACAACCCCGACCTCGAGGACGAGTTCGCCCGCCGAATCGAGCGCGAGGGAGTCGCCTACGGTGGCCACGACGACACGACGGCGTTCGTCCCAAAAGTGGGGGACGCTTCCTACGCGGCGGGTCACCACCGGGCCGAACAGGTCGAGTTCACGATTCCGTTCTCGATGTGTCGTTCCCGCCCGTGGCTCGTCTCCGGCGGCTCGCTCAACGACAACCAGTACGGCGGGTTGACCTACCTGCTCGATCGGTACTTCAAACAGGCCTCGAGTACCTCGTACGCGGGCTTCAAATCGTTCCTCGACGATCCGGCACTCCGTGAGGAACTCGACGAATCGGGTCGGGTTCACGAGGCGACCTACGACGCCGTCCGCCGCCGCGTTTTCGGGTTCGACGACGTGTTCGATCAGGACGCCCGACCCATCACCGATCTGATCTCGGAGTTCGTCGCCCCCGGCCAGCTCAGCGTCGTCCCCACCTACCACATCAACGACTCGCGCGCGACGGAGGCCGTCGTGCTCGCGCTCTCGAGCCTTCTGATCGACCAGAAGCTCTCGAACGATCCGACGTACGATCGGATCAAGGAGACACCCCTCATTTTGGGGATGGACGAGGCTCACAACTTCCTCACCGACGCCGACAGCGTCCAGGCCCGGAAGGTGATTACGAAGTTCACCGAAGCCGCCAAACAGGGCCGTAAGGAGCGCCTCGGTCTCTTTCTCATCACGCAGGATCCCCAGGATATCGACGACGCCGTCTTCAAACAGATCAACACGACCGTCGTGCTCAATCTGGGTGACGAGGATGCGATCAAGAGCGTGAACATCCCGAGCGACCTCGAGTCCAAAGTGCCCTACATGGAGAAAGGCCAGATGGTCGTCTACTCGCCCGACAACTCCGAACCGGTGGAGTTGATCGGGCTCTCGAGGTGTCTCACGCGACACGGACGAGACTGA